The following proteins come from a genomic window of Methylorubrum populi:
- a CDS encoding IS630 family transposase (programmed frameshift) — protein sequence MTCMGGQNTGAMSKAFHRVPSTKTTPKPMGGDQRSHRIETQADLILSLYEAQPGIYLHELRAALAERGVSVAQSSLSRFFKRHGISRKKGTGHAAEQDRPDVRAAREAWFEGQLDLDPDGLVFIDETAANTAMARRYGRAPRGERCRMSVPQGHWKTTTVTAALRSNGITAPWLLDGAMNGQAFRTYVADVLAPTLKAGDTVVLDNLPAHKVSGVRERIEAVGARLLYLPAYSPDFNPIEMAFAKLKALLRSAAARTIPDLWDAIRRSLSRFAPAECRAYFAAAGYDAT from the exons ATGACCTGTATGGGTGGGCAGAACACCGGCGCGATGTCGAAGGCGTTTCACCGCGTGCCATCAACAAAAACGACACCCAAGCCGATGGGCGGAGATCAACGCTCGCACCGGATCGAGACGCAGGCCGACCTGATCCTGTCGCTCTACGAGGCGCAGCCCGGCATCTACCTGCATGAACTCCGTGCGGCCCTGGCCGAGCGCGGCGTCAGCGTGGCTCAGAGCAGCCTTTCGCGCTTCTTCAAGCGCCATGGGATCTCGCGAAAAAAAG GCACGGGCCACGCGGCCGAGCAAGACCGGCCGGACGTGAGGGCTGCGCGCGAGGCGTGGTTCGAGGGCCAGCTCGACCTCGATCCGGATGGCCTCGTGTTCATCGACGAGACGGCCGCCAACACCGCCATGGCCCGCCGCTACGGACGTGCGCCCCGCGGCGAGCGCTGTCGGATGAGCGTGCCTCAGGGCCACTGGAAGACCACCACCGTCACGGCGGCCTTGCGCAGCAACGGCATCACCGCACCGTGGCTGCTCGACGGTGCGATGAACGGGCAGGCCTTCCGCACCTATGTGGCCGACGTGCTTGCCCCAACCCTCAAGGCCGGCGACACCGTCGTGCTCGACAACCTGCCGGCCCACAAGGTCAGCGGCGTCCGCGAGCGTATCGAGGCCGTGGGAGCCCGGCTGCTCTACCTCCCCGCCTACAGCCCCGACTTCAACCCGATCGAGATGGCCTTCGCCAAGCTGAAGGCGCTGCTGCGCAGCGCAGCGGCGCGGACCATCCCGGACCTCTGGGACGCCATCCGACGCAGCCTGTCCCGCTTCGCGCCAGCCGAGTGCCGAGCCTACTTCGCCGCAGCTGGCTACGATGCAACCTGA
- the lipB gene encoding lipoyl(octanoyl) transferase LipB, with protein sequence MVNNSFTAPASRLSIAPATFLPRTGAPPVAWRVTDALVDYAAAEAEMEARAAAIARGEADELVWLLEHPPLYTAGTSAKAADLVEPDRFPVHRTGRGGQYTYHGPGQRIAYVMLDLNRRKPDLRAYVASLEAWLIATLDAYNVRAERREDRVGVWVRRPEKGEVNGVCVEDKIVAIGIRVRRWVSLHGISLNVEPDLSHFSGIVPCGVREHGVTSLADLGRIVSLPEVDMALRAAFEPIFGPTRDEA encoded by the coding sequence TTGGTAAACAATTCCTTCACGGCGCCCGCTTCCCGGCTTTCGATCGCACCCGCGACATTCCTGCCGCGCACGGGCGCGCCGCCGGTGGCCTGGCGCGTGACCGACGCCCTCGTCGACTACGCGGCGGCGGAGGCCGAGATGGAGGCGCGCGCCGCGGCGATCGCCCGGGGTGAGGCGGACGAGCTGGTCTGGCTCCTCGAGCATCCGCCGCTCTACACCGCGGGCACCTCGGCCAAGGCCGCCGACCTCGTCGAGCCGGACCGCTTCCCCGTTCACCGCACGGGGCGGGGCGGCCAGTACACCTATCACGGGCCGGGCCAGCGCATCGCCTACGTGATGCTCGACCTCAACCGGCGGAAGCCCGATCTGCGGGCCTACGTGGCGAGCCTGGAGGCGTGGCTGATCGCGACGCTCGACGCCTACAACGTCCGGGCCGAGCGCCGCGAGGACCGGGTCGGCGTCTGGGTGCGCCGCCCGGAGAAGGGCGAGGTGAACGGTGTCTGCGTCGAGGACAAGATCGTGGCGATCGGCATCCGGGTGCGGCGCTGGGTCAGCCTGCACGGCATCAGCCTCAACGTCGAGCCGGACCTGTCGCACTTCTCCGGCATCGTGCCCTGCGGCGTGCGCGAGCACGGCGTCACGAGCCTGGCCGATCTCGGCCGCATCGTCAGCCTGCCCGAGGTGGACATGGCGCTGCGCGCGGCCTTCGAGCCGATCTTCGGCCCGACCCGCGACGAGGCCTGA
- a CDS encoding FliM/FliN family flagellar motor switch protein, translating into MAVLDELQVDLKVVLGRSHMPLHMLLRMGRGAVIELEATETDMVEILANDHPIARGQIVVTGNRISVEVTELIRKAEVVRTPGVTIGEGAVPILDDTDAGL; encoded by the coding sequence GTGGCGGTCCTGGACGAATTGCAGGTCGATCTCAAGGTCGTGCTGGGGCGCAGCCACATGCCGCTGCACATGCTGCTGCGCATGGGCCGCGGCGCGGTGATCGAACTGGAGGCCACCGAGACCGACATGGTCGAGATCCTCGCCAACGACCATCCGATCGCCCGCGGGCAGATCGTGGTGACCGGCAACCGCATCTCCGTGGAGGTGACCGAGCTGATCCGCAAGGCCGAGGTGGTGCGCACCCCCGGCGTGACGATCGGCGAGGGCGCCGTGCCGATCCTCGACGACACGGATGCGGGGCTCTGA